From the Bacillus horti genome, the window ATAGAGATGGTTCCTACTCCTGTACGGTCTTCTTTTACGACACCCTGCTCTAAAACTTCCTTCATTAGGTTAAGATATTGCTGCACCGTGCACCCCTCCAATTTATCAACTATCTCTTAATGTTAGCAAAGAAACTCCCGATAGGCTAGTCTAGATAATCGTCTGAATTGGAACATATTTGAATTAAATGTTAAGGGATTCGATCTTGATAGATGTATTCTTGGACAAGTCAATTTCACGATATTTTAAAGGTATTACTTTTTCTTCTTCCAGAGTACCCTTATCCTCTCCCTCAAGGATTCGGACAATGGGACTTCCAGGATGATTTTTGTTATGATCCACCACAACTCCACGCTCTCCATTGCTTAAGGAAACTGGCATTCCCAGAGGATAAAAGGCTATCGTCTGCTTAAATAAATGCACCAAACGTTCATCAAATAATGTTCCGGCCCCTGCATTAATTTGCTCAAATGCTAAATGAGGCAGCATAGGTGCTCTGTAACTTCTATTTGTAGTTAAAGCGTCATATACGTCAGCTATAGCAATTATTTTTGAATATTCATGAATTTCATGATCCGTTAATCCACGAGGATAGCCCGAGCCATCAATTCTTTCATGATGCTGATAGGCACAATGAGCACTTAACAATGATATCTCTTGAATACTCCTCAGCATATCAAAGCCTATAGTCGTATGTGCTTTAATAAGGGTATACTCTTCCTCTGTCAATAATCCTTTTTTATTCAAAACTGAAAGAGGAATCAGGCATTTTCCAACATCATGTAATATGGCACCTACCCCAATTTCAATA encodes:
- a CDS encoding HD-GYP domain-containing protein, with the translated sequence MRLISVDKCQLGMLVARAIRNESGQVLVQENVQLTERMIHRLQELDIQYLYIQDQRTSDLSIEEPLSQKTRAEAFSLIKGTFTGIMKQKSLKQVIDDPYFAKNFKSTVKNILYDIRNQKQIMNMLIHVQTTDHYTFEHSLNVTLYTLALASKLDYSEKQLIEIGVGAILHDVGKCLIPLSVLNKKGLLTEEEYTLIKAHTTIGFDMLRSIQEISLLSAHCAYQHHERIDGSGYPRGLTDHEIHEYSKIIAIADVYDALTTNRSYRAPMLPHLAFEQINAGAGTLFDERLVHLFKQTIAFYPLGMPVSLSNGERGVVVDHNKNHPGSPIVRILEGEDKGTLEEEKVIPLKYREIDLSKNTSIKIESLNI